In Streptomyces violaceusniger Tu 4113, one DNA window encodes the following:
- a CDS encoding sensor histidine kinase produces the protein MSEVRHRPRPAATALLHRLAPSTLRGRLSLVALVTATLLMLVLTVAFNTVAQHRLQHQADDELRTRAAAVATTVDTSGTTVRVLETSHDDLLDANVWIYSGRRLLEAPPAAGALTRFAHTLAGHGGRRCATVDVRGPLRLCSQPVPGEKNEATVVTALDLSPYRSSADTLLLGSLVLDAVMLACTYALTRLAVGRALRPVRTMTDQATQWSAVASEERFGSMRHPDELARLGTSLDAILDRIRTLLRHERQLTGELSHELRTPLSRIIAELDWWRTRPRTADQTHATHQVIADAAESMRTICDTLLEDARNGTLTAPGTVEVLPTLRRLTEALDVPDHVTLTTGGPPLVAGVPPALLERIVSPLLANACRYAHTSVAVRAYSAPDGVRVDVIDDGPGVPPSFAGQLFEPGRRADPGDGHAGAGLGLPLARRLARSAGGEVANDPGHTPGARFVVSLPAG, from the coding sequence ATGAGCGAGGTCCGCCACCGGCCGCGCCCCGCCGCGACCGCCCTCCTTCACCGTCTGGCGCCCAGCACGCTGCGCGGCCGGCTCTCACTCGTGGCGCTCGTCACGGCCACGCTGCTGATGCTGGTCCTCACCGTCGCCTTCAACACCGTGGCCCAGCACCGCCTCCAGCACCAGGCGGACGACGAACTCCGCACCCGCGCCGCCGCCGTCGCGACGACCGTCGACACCAGCGGGACGACCGTACGCGTCCTGGAGACCTCGCACGACGACCTCCTCGACGCCAACGTGTGGATCTACTCCGGCCGACGCCTGCTCGAAGCTCCGCCGGCCGCCGGGGCCCTGACCCGCTTCGCCCACACACTCGCCGGGCACGGCGGCCGGCGGTGCGCCACCGTCGACGTGCGGGGCCCCCTCCGGTTGTGTTCCCAGCCGGTCCCCGGTGAGAAGAACGAGGCCACGGTGGTCACCGCGCTGGACCTCTCGCCCTACCGGAGCTCGGCCGACACCCTGCTCCTGGGATCGCTCGTCCTGGACGCCGTCATGCTCGCCTGCACCTACGCCCTGACCCGGCTCGCGGTCGGCCGCGCGCTGCGCCCCGTCCGTACGATGACCGACCAGGCCACCCAGTGGAGCGCCGTGGCCTCCGAGGAACGCTTCGGGAGTATGCGCCACCCTGACGAACTCGCCCGCCTCGGTACGTCGTTGGACGCCATCCTGGACCGTATCCGCACCCTGCTGCGCCACGAGCGGCAGCTCACCGGAGAACTCTCGCACGAGCTGCGCACACCGTTGAGCCGGATCATCGCCGAACTCGACTGGTGGCGGACCCGCCCCCGCACAGCCGACCAGACCCACGCCACCCACCAGGTCATCGCGGATGCCGCCGAGTCCATGCGCACGATCTGCGACACGCTCCTGGAGGACGCCCGCAACGGCACACTCACCGCTCCCGGCACCGTGGAGGTCCTGCCCACGCTGCGCCGCCTCACCGAAGCCCTCGACGTGCCGGACCACGTGACGCTCACCACCGGCGGCCCTCCCCTTGTGGCCGGAGTCCCGCCCGCCCTCCTCGAACGCATCGTCAGCCCGCTCCTCGCCAACGCCTGCCGCTACGCACACACCAGCGTCGCCGTCCGTGCCTACTCCGCCCCCGACGGCGTCCGCGTCGACGTCATCGACGACGGACCCGGCGTACCACCCTCGTTCGCCGGACAGCTCTTCGAGCCCGGTCGACGTGCGGATCCCGGCGACGGGCACGCCGGAGCGGGCCTGGGGCTGCCGCTGGCGCGACGTCTCGCCCGCTCCGCCGGCGGCGAGGTGGCCAACGACCCCGGGCACACGCCCGGGGCACGCTTCGTGGTCAGCCTGCCTGCCGGGTGA
- a CDS encoding response regulator transcription factor: protein MRQTILVVEDDHALRDVLVRGLRDEDFDTVPAPDGATALRPATAGISAAVLDIGLPDADGRDVCQAMRANGFLSPVIFPTAHHRLTDRLSGFSAGGDDYLPKPFHLAELAARLRAALKRAAPPPVATAGDLVLDAVRHTVAVRGTRVDPTPTEFRLLAALMTTPGAVVRRRELVRAAWPEGAQVSDNTLDQYLIRLRRKLREAGSDRTIGTARGIGHRLS, encoded by the coding sequence ATGCGGCAGACGATCCTGGTCGTCGAGGACGATCACGCCCTGCGTGACGTGCTGGTGCGCGGGCTGCGCGACGAGGACTTCGACACCGTCCCGGCGCCGGACGGCGCCACCGCCCTGCGGCCGGCCACCGCCGGCATCTCCGCCGCCGTGCTCGACATCGGGCTCCCCGACGCGGACGGACGGGACGTGTGCCAGGCGATGCGCGCGAACGGCTTCCTCTCTCCCGTCATCTTCCCGACCGCCCATCACCGGCTCACCGACCGGCTGTCCGGGTTCTCGGCCGGAGGCGACGACTATCTGCCCAAGCCGTTCCATCTCGCCGAACTCGCGGCCCGCCTGCGGGCAGCTCTGAAGCGGGCCGCGCCGCCGCCGGTCGCCACGGCGGGAGACCTGGTACTGGACGCCGTCCGGCACACGGTCGCTGTCCGGGGCACCCGGGTCGATCCGACGCCGACCGAGTTCCGTCTGCTGGCCGCGCTCATGACCACTCCCGGCGCCGTCGTGCGCCGCCGCGAACTGGTCCGGGCGGCCTGGCCCGAAGGGGCCCAGGTCAGCGACAACACCCTCGACCAGTACTTGATCAGGCTGCGCCGCAAACTCCGCGAGGCGGGCAGCGACCGGACGATCGGCACGGCGCGCGGCATCGGCCACCGCCTGTCATGA